From Actinoplanes oblitus, a single genomic window includes:
- a CDS encoding class I SAM-dependent methyltransferase: protein MTTADPGRSPATPQPGPAPAGPATAAPASARPVAEGPVTVPSASARPVPARSDPATDTRRFAAQSLAAGDATGWFERLYAEARDGRARVPWDVAAASVNLRDFPLPPGEGRRALVVGCGPGRDAEYLATRGYAVTGFDISETAIALARQRHPASPVDYRVADLLDPPPDWHRAFDLVLESNNVQALPAGIRARAIATVGEFVAPGGTLLILAAAATDSPGDGPPWPLTRAEIDAFATPGLRQVAVEELPAPDSRLVIRWRAVFVR from the coding sequence ATGACCACCGCCGATCCCGGCCGGTCGCCGGCCACACCGCAGCCCGGCCCGGCACCCGCGGGCCCGGCCACCGCCGCGCCCGCGAGCGCCCGGCCTGTCGCCGAGGGCCCGGTCACCGTCCCGTCCGCGAGCGCCCGGCCCGTCCCCGCGCGATCGGACCCGGCGACCGACACCCGGCGGTTCGCCGCACAGTCGCTGGCGGCGGGCGATGCGACCGGCTGGTTCGAGCGGCTCTATGCCGAGGCGCGGGACGGCCGGGCGAGGGTGCCGTGGGACGTCGCGGCCGCCAGCGTCAACCTGCGCGACTTCCCGCTGCCACCGGGCGAGGGGCGGCGGGCGCTGGTCGTCGGCTGCGGCCCCGGGCGCGACGCCGAGTACCTCGCCACCCGGGGCTATGCGGTGACCGGTTTCGACATCTCGGAGACGGCGATCGCCCTGGCCCGGCAGCGGCACCCCGCCTCGCCTGTCGACTATCGCGTCGCCGACCTGCTGGACCCGCCACCGGACTGGCACCGGGCGTTCGACCTGGTGCTGGAGAGCAACAACGTCCAGGCGCTGCCCGCCGGGATCCGCGCCCGGGCGATCGCCACTGTGGGCGAGTTCGTCGCACCCGGCGGCACCCTGCTGATCCTCGCCGCCGCGGCCACCGACAGCCCGGGGGACGGGCCGCCCTGGCCTCTGACCCGCGCCGAGATCGACGCCTTCGCCACCCCCGGCCTGCGCCAGGTCGCTGTCGAGGAGCTACCGGCCCCGGACTCCCGGCTCGTGATCCGCTGGCGGGCCGTCTTCGTGCGGTGA